The Acidimicrobiia bacterium genome contains the following window.
TCAAAGTGACCGATCCGGGTGCGGCCGATCCTCCGTTCGAATTGTCCGCAGACTGCATCCCTGTTCTTATCGAAGGTCCCAACGGACAGGTCAACCACGGCCAGTTTGTTTCGACCATGGTTCACGAGCTCAAGAAGAGTTATGACAAGGAAGCCTTCGGTCCTTTCGGTCAATTCCTAAAAGAGATCAAGCATGATGGAGACATCGGCAAAGGTGATCTGAAGGTCAAGGCCAACGAAGAACTCGGGTCGACCGAACCGACCACATTGGACGCCGACGATGTCGAAGACGACGATCACGGCCCCAACGAGAACTCGAAGAAGCCGAAGAAGAACAAGTAGCTCCGACAACGCTTAGATCCGCAGAGGGCGGGGTGTTCGGCACCCCGCCCTTTTGCATTATCCCAATCGATCGGTAGGGTTCAGGTCTACGCCTCGGCACGACCGAGGCTTTTCTATTGGAACCTTCCCCATGAAGCCAAAAACTCTGCGCGCGTTCTTTCTCGTCGTCGTCCTCTCGGCGGCGGTGTTCGCGGTGCCGGCCGACGCGGACGACGGTGAGTTCACGATCGTGTTCCCGCAGCCGAGCGAGGCGACCGAGTTCTCCAACACCTGGGGCAACGACCGGTCGGGCGGTCGAAGCCATCAGGGCACCGACATCCTCGGCCCGCAGATGGCGCCGGTGGTGGCGGCAGCCGACGGGGTGATCGAGAAGTTCGGATACGGCCCTCGCTCCGGCTACTACATCGTGATCAGCCACCAGGACGGCTACGAGACCTGGTACATGCACCTGAACAACGACACACCGGGAACCGACGACGGGCTCGGCGCTCCCGAGTACACCTTCATGGTCGGCCTGGCGGTCGGGGACCGGGTGGTGGCCGGGCAACAACTCGGATTCGCCGGTGACAGTGGCAATGCAGAAGGGACCACCCACCACACCCACTTCGAGTTGCATCACAACGGCCGGATCATCAATCCGTACAGGTACCTGCAGGCAGCCTGGGAGCGCTGGCAGCTCGAGCTTCAGGTCGAGCGCGAAGAAGTCCCGTTTCGCTGATCAGTCCAACGTCTCGAGTTCATTGAGACGGGCAACCTCCTGTGGAACGCCTCGCTCGCCGGCTGCCAGAACGGCGACCTCCGGGCATACTGCCGGATCCGGCGGTTCGGGCAGCGAGTCGGATCCGATCCATATCAGACGGGCAACGCCGGCATCCCGCACGGCCTCCATCCAGGCGGCCGCCACTCGCTCCGGAGTATCGGCAAACGATCGTTCGCGCCGGTCGCCGGCAGCCTCGGCGATCAGCACGGCCGTGAAGCATTCGAAGGCGGCGATTTCCAGGTGCGACCCGTCTGACAAGTCGCCCATCGCCACCTTGCATCCCATACGGCGGAATCGGTCTGCCGGCGCGGGGTCGGTGATGAATGCCCGCACTTCGCCCGCATAGCCCGCGAGTTCGGCGATTATCTCGGCCCCTATGGGGGTGTCTGCTCCAACGACGATGACCGGCACGCCGCGAAACTATCACGTCCCGCCGGTCGGCTGTGCCGGGTTGGCGGCCGGTGGCAGGGAGTTGCCGTCGCTTTGCCCCGACCTCGGTTCCATGCCGGGTTGAGTGCGTACACCGAATCACTGCTACTATCACCTATCCGGATAGTGCTAATTATTCAGGGGTGACCTATGGCCACTGTCGAACTCGACCTCGGCGCTTATCAACTGGGATGGCATGACTCAGAAGAGGGTTATGTCTTCAAGCCGCGCAAAGGATTGAACGAAGACATCATCCGCGAGATGTCCAAGATGAAGGGCGAGCCGCACTGGATGCTCGACTTCAGGCTCAAGGCCTACAAACGCTTCTTGCGCCGCCCGATGCCGACCTGGGGTGGCGGCGGCGCGCTCGACGACATCGACTTCGATGACATCTACTACTACATCAAGCCGACCGAAGGGCAGTCCAAAGACTGGGACATGGTTCCCGAGGAGATCAAGGCCACCTACGAAAAGCTCGGCATTCCTGAAGCCGAGCGCAAGTACCTGGCCGGTGTGACCGCACAGTACGAATCCGAGGTGGTGTACCACCGCAATCGCGATGATCTGGAGAAGCTGGGCGTCCTCTTCACCGACATGGACACCGCCGTACGGGAGTACCCGGAGATCGTCAAGGAATACTTCGGGACGGTCATCCCCCCCAACGACAACAAGTTCGCAGCACTCAACTCGGCCGTCTGGTCGGGGGGTTCGTTCATCTACGTGCCGCCGGGCGTGCATCTCGACCAGCCTCTTCAGGCTTACTTCCGAATCAACTCGGAGAACATGGGTCAGTTCGAGCGGACCCTGATCATCGTCGACGAGGACGCCTACGTTCACTACGTAGAGGGATGTTCGGCTCCGATCTGGTCCACCGATTCCCTGCACTCGGCCGTGGTCGAGATCATCGTCAAGCGAGGCGGCCGCTGCCGTTATTCGACGATTCAGAACTGGTCCAACAACGTCTACAACCTGGTGACCAAGCGAGCTGCAGCCTATGCAGACGCCACGATGGAGTGGGTAGACGGGAACCTTGGTTCCAAGCTGACGATGAAGTACCCGGCCGTGTGGCTGATGGAGCCCGGGGCTCACGGCGAGGTTCTCTCAATCGCCTTCGCCGGTGACGGGCAGCATCAGGACGCCGGCGCCAAGATGGTTCATGCCGCACCGGACACGACGTCGACGATCGTTTCCAAGTCGATCTGCAAGGACGGCGGCCGGGCGGGATATCGCGGCCTGGTACGCGTCGAGCCGGGTGCGACCGGAGTGAAATCATTCGTTCGGTGCGACGCCCTCATTCTCGACGCGGACTCCCGGTCCGATACCTATCCGTACATGGAGATCGAGGAGGCAGACGCCGAGATCGGCCATGAGGCGACGGTGTCGAAAGTCGGTGAGGAGCAGCTGTTCTACCTGATGAGCCGCGGCCTCTCCGAGGAGGAAGCGACGTCGATGATCGTCGCCGGGTTCATCGAACCGATCGTCAAGGAACTCCCGATGGAGTACGCGGTCGAGATGAACCGCCTCATCGAGCTGAACATGATCGAGGCCGGCGCAGTCGGTTGAGCGAATAGCCCATCCGGGGCCCGTTGCCCGGCGAAACGCTCAGAAGCGGAAGTGCTTGATCGCCTCGCCCTGCGTTGCGATCTCGGTCATCGCCTCTATCCCCAGATCGAGATGTATGTCTGCCCAGTCGCGGGTGACCGCCGCATCGCTCTCTTCGGTCTTCACGCCCTCCGGCGTGATCGGCACGTCGGAGACCAGGAGCAGCGCCCCCCGGGCAATCTCGTTGTGGTGGCCGACCACGAAGATCGTGGCGGTTTCCATGTCGATGGCAAGCGCGGTGAGATTCCGGAGATGCTCGATGAATACCTCGTCGTGTTCCCACACCCGCCGGTTGCTCGTGTAGACGACCCCGGTCCGGTAGTCGAGTCCGCGCCCCACGATCTTCTCGGAAACGAACTTGTGCAACTTGAACGACGGCAGTGCCGGCACCTCGGGCGGGAAGTAGTCGTTGCTCGTGCCCTCGCCGCGTATGGCCGCGATCGGCAAAATGAAGTGACCGATCTCGGTCGAGGCCTTGAGGCCTCCGCACTTCCCCAGTAGCAGAACCCCTTTGGGTTGCACCGCCACGAGGAGGTCCATGATCGTTGCCGCGTTGGCAGTGCCGATGCCGAAGTTGATCATGGTCAAGCCGTCGTCGTTGGTGGCGGCCTGCATGTAGTTGCCTTCGCCGCGGATCGAACAGCCGGACCGTTCCGCGAACCGGGCCAGGTAGTCGCTGAAGTTGGTGAGGAGGATGTAGTCACCGAACTCTTCGAGCGGCATCCCCGTGTAGCGGGGGAGCCAGTTGCGGGCGATCTCGAGTTTCTCCATGGTGAGCAGCCTATCGGCCGTGTGACTCGGAGCGAGGATCACTGATCACGAGGACGGCCCCGGCCGCTCAAGAGATTGAGTAGAGCGACGAAGAGCGCGGCGCCGATGACCGACCAGATGACCGGGAAATCGCGGATGGTCCACAGGAGCGGGAGGTCGAGCTGCTCGGCGATCCAGCGGCCCAGCAACGCACCCACGAATCCGAGCGCCAGAGACGTCAGGCAGCCGAGCCCTTTACGGCCGGCGAGGGATGCACCGATCGATCCGGCCAGCGAGGCAATGATCAGGAGAAGGAAGAATTCGAACACGTGCCCAGGCTAACGCTCTCGGCCCGGCAACCCGAGTCGCGTCACCGGTTCGTATAACCGACCATGAACGAGATGGCGGCTCCGCCGGCCAGAGCCCAGACTGCGGAGTAGTCACCGACGGCCAGGTAGTTGGGCACGCTCTCGAGGGCCGAGAGGATCACGGTGGTAACCAGTCCGCCGATTATCCCCATGAGAATCGACCCGATAACGGTGGCCCGCCGACCCGACAGCATGCCGCCGGCGAGCCCTCCGAATCCGGCGACGGCGCCGACTATCAACAGTGAATTGGTCGCAGTGGTTTCGATCACGGTGTCAGAGTAGCGACTCGAGTTCGAATGCCGACGACGGATGGCGCAGTTTGGCCAGCGCCCGGGCCTCGATCTGGCGAACTCGTTCGCGGGTCAGGTCGTATATCCGTCCGACATCGGACAATGTGCGCGGCTCGCCGCCGTCCAATCCGAATCGAAGCGCGATGATCTGCTGTTCTTCCCTGTCGAGCACTTCCAGCGCATCCTGCACGTGACGCTGACGGAGGACTTCGGCGGCGTGACGGAACGGATCCGGCATTCGTTCGTCTTCCACGAAATCCTGGAGTTCGGCATCGCCCTCTTCACCGACCGGCCGGTCCAGTGAAACAGTGTCCGACGGCGCAGAGAGCGCTGCCTCGACGCGCTCCACATCGAGCCCGCTGACGGCTGCGATCTCCTCCAATGTGGGCGCCCGCCGCAGCTCATCTGCGAGGTTCTGGCGGGTCTCCTGTACCGAGCGGACGACATCGACCATGTGAACGGGAAGCCGGATGGTGCGGGCCTGATTGCCCAGTCCGCGTGTGATCGCCTGCCTTATCCACCACGTCGCATAGGTTGAGAACTTGAAGCCTTTGCGCCAGTCGAACTTCTCGACGGCCCGGATCAGGCCCAGATTGCCCTCCTGGATTAGGTCCAGGAGATCCAGTCCCCGGCCGGCGTAGCGCTTGGCGATCGAGATCACGAGACGGAGGTTGGCCCGGATGAACTCCATCTTGGCCTCGTCGCCCTCGTGGATGAGGCGGTAGAGAGTCGCGCGTTGCTCGGGTGTGAGGTCGTCGGCGGCCTCCAGGCGGCGCTGCGCCTTCCGGCCGGACTCCATCGCCCGTGCCAGCGCTACTTCATCATCCGCCGTCAACAGCGTATGCGACGAAACCTCCTCCAGATAGATGCCGACGGTGTCGGCGATGGAGGCCTGGTCACGGTTTCGCTTGCCCACGTTGGTCTTTACCCCTAACTCCATGAACCCGCGCAGCCCAACGTATCACCGGCACCGGATCGGCGCAATGGGGTTTTTTGCCAAACCGGATGTGACGTGCGGCCCGTTACGCTGCAGGCATGGTTCGGAAGGCTTCCACACTGCTGCTATCGGCCTCTCTGCTGCTTTCGGCATGCGTCTCCTGGCAGGCCGAGCCGCTGCCGGCCGGCCCTTCGCAGGCGGACCCATCTGCTGCTCCGTCGACGTCGAGTACGACGACCACGATCGCCGGTCCCGTCACCGCCCTCGTGGTCGTCGATGCGGAAGCCGCTCCGATTGCCGGGGTGAGCGTCGGGGACTTCGGACACACCGACGCCGGCGGTCGGCTCGTCTTCCGGACACCGATCGGCGGCGTGACGCTGGATGCAGATGGCTACGTCTCCCGATTCGTGTCCGATTGGCAGGAAGGCGAGGTTCAGGTGACCCTCGAACCCGTCATCGTGCGGGGCATGGTGCGAACCTCGGCGGGTGACGGCCTGGAAGGGGTGCCGGTTGCACTCGGCGGACTCGAGGTTCTCACCGACGGCTCCGGCTGGTTTGAGTTCATTGCTCCGACCGGGTCGGCTATTCGCGTCGATGCGCCGGGTTGGGCGCCGGCAGAGGTCGAGTGGTTGGGGAGCGACGGCTGGGTTCCGATCGAGTTGGAGCCGATCATCGTCCGGGGGCTGCACATCTCGGGATGGGCTGTCGGGAATGCCGACCACTGGCAGCGCATTCTCGCCCTGGCCGCTGCTACCGAGATCAATGCGCTGGTCGTCGACCTGAAGGACGAATCAGGACTCGTGTTCTACCCGACCACCGTTCCTCTGGCCGGAGAAGTCGGCGCTATCAACCCCGAGTTCGAACTCGACGGGGTCGTCGCCGCCGCCGCCCGGAGAGGGCTCTATCTGATCGGTCGAATCGTGACATTCCAGGATCCGATCGCGGCCCGGGCTTTGCCTGAGATCGCCGTTTGGGATTCCTCGACCGGTGGGCCGTTTCGAAAGAACGGGCAGTACTTCCTCGATCCCACCGATCCGGAGGCTCGCGGCTATGCGCTCGAACTGGCCGCCGAAGCATGTGCGGCCGGCTTCGACGAGATTCAGTTCGACTACGTACGTTATCCCGATGGGTTCGGCGCTTCCGCACTGTTCGACGCGGGATCGGGTCCGGAGGTTCGCCCGAGCATCATCCGTGACTTCCTGGCGGAAGCATCGGCCGTTCTCAGACCCGCCGGGTGCGCGGTAGCCGCCGACATATTCGGATTCATAACTTCAACATCGGGGGATGGTGGAATCGGTCAGCAGTTGGAGGATCTGGGCCCGGTCGTCGATGTGCTGTCACCGATGCTGTACCCAAGCCATTACTCCGAGGGCTGGTTCGGTTTCGACGTTCCGAACGACCATCCGGGAGAGGTGGTCGGTCGGGCTCTCGACGACGGGCTCGAGAGGCTCGACTCGACGGCGATCTTCCGACCCTGGATACAGGACTTCTACTACAACGCCGCGCAGGTGCGAGCAGAGATCGACGCGGCGGAGGAGCGCGGCCTGGGCTGGATGCTGTGGAATGCTCGCAGCCGTTTCACGGACGGCGCGCTGCTGCCCGCCGACTGACCGGGGTTGCTTCTCCGCCTACTTGCGCCGGAACGCCGTCGCCAGTGCACCATGCCCGAACGGGCCGAGAGTCTGCCCGCCGGCCGCGTAATGAAACAGAGCGGTCTGAAAGATCGCATTGAGCGCGGCAAGGGTCACAGCGACTGCCACAATCCATACGACGCCGACCAGTATGGCGATACCCAGGGCGACACCGCTGCCGGCAACCGCTCCCAGCACGATGACCAGGATCGCCGGGAGACTCATCAGGAAGCCGAGGATCCCGAATCCGAACTGGGCCGCCATGTTCTCGCCCCAGGTCCTCTTGAACAGCTCCGCCGATCTCTTGACGGCGGCGCCGACGGTCAGACCCTCGACGACGAAGATGGGGATCACCAGGAAGGTCACCAGGGTCCAGGCGAGTCCGGCGATGCCGGATGCGATGCGGCCCAGCATGCCGCCCCGTTCCTCGACCGCCCGCAGAGCGATCGAAACCGTCGCCGAGATCACGGCCCAGGGGAGTATGCGGCCGACGAGCCGGTTGGCCCCGGCCAGAGCGCTCCCAATGGTCGGATCGCCCCCTTGGAGGCGTTCGTCGGCGGCGGAGACGAGGGCGGTGTTGAAGTAGATCGTGACGAAGGCGAGCGCCACATACATGGCGAACATGAAGACGTATCCGATCGCCCCCGGGTCGTCTCCGATGAAGAACATGGGGACAACGAAACTGGCGGCCACGATGGTGCTGGCGACAAACGACAGGATCGGAAGTGCCAGGAGCTCCTTGTCTGCCTTGAGGACTTCCCAGGATTGTCTGGCGAGGGTCACGGTGTTGCTGATTCGTCCCATGCCGATTCAGTATCGACGTTTCTCCCCGAAACGGGAAGGACCTCCCGCCGGAGCCCCGATGTCGATGCGGTCCCGTTCGGGGCATCGTCGATGCAAGAACGGGTGAGCTACGCTCCCCGCCGTGGAGGAGATCGAGAAGCTCAGCTCAGAAATCAGCGGTTGCCGGCGGTGTGAGAGGCTCGTGGAGTGGCGCGAGCGCGTTGCCGTGGAGAAGCGGGCCGCCTTCCGAGACTCCGAGTATTGGGGCCGGCCGGTCCCGGGGTTCGGCGATCCGCGAGCGCGGCTCTTGGTCGTCGGCCTTGCCCCGGCCGCCCACGGTGCCAATCGAACAGGACGGATGTTCACCGGTGACCGGTCGGGGGACTGGCTCTTCGCCGCGCTGCACAGAGCCGGGTTCGCTTCACAACCGGAGTCGATCTCCCGTGGCGACGGACTCGTGCTCACCGATGCTTTCGTCACGGCCATCGGCCGCTGCGCACCTCCAGCCAACAAGCCGACCGGCGAGGAACTTGCCTTGTGCCGGCCCTGGCTCGAAGCAGAGATCGACCTTCTGGACCGTGTGCGAGTGGTCGTCCCGCTCGGCGGCCTGGCATTCACGCAACTCCTGCGGGTCTACTCCGATCGGGGACTTCCGGTTCCAAAGCCGCGGCCGAGGTTCGGTCACGGTGCGGAGGTGGATCTGGGTCCGGGCGGTCCCGTCATACTGGCCAGCTACCACCCCAGCCAGCAGAACACATTCACCGGCCGCCTGACAGAGCAGATGCTCGATGATGTGTTTGCGCGAGCGTCGGGGCTGTTCCCCGTCTGATCGAACCCGGATAATTCGCCCTATCTCCGTAGTGGTAATACGATGTCTCGACCGCGTTCTCCAGGAGACTTTCACTGTGCGACCCCTCGACCACACGACTGTTGAACTTGCCGCGGAAACGGCACCCTCGTGGCTGGCGGACCTCCGTCAGAATGGATTCGAGTACTTCGACAAGTTGTCGATGCCGACCGGTGCCGAAGAGGAATGGCGCTACGTCGATCTTGATTTCGACATCGCCGCTTTCGGGGTGCCCGACGTCGCCGGCGTCCCCATAGTTGGTGACTCGGATCTCTCCGCACTGACCGACTACGCAGGTATCGCCCGCTTGGTCGACGGGTTCGTGGTCGACACCTTCTGCGATACGCCCGGTGTCACGCTTGTCGGGCTCGCCGGCCGGGTCGACGACGACTCGCTCTTGGAGCAGTCGATCGGCAGGGTGATCAAGCCGGATGTCGACATCTTCGCGGCTGCTCACCAGGCGTTCGCCACCGACGGCCTTCTCTTGCACCTCGGCCGTGGTATTGCCCTCGATCGGCCGATCGTCGTCGACATGCAGGTGACTCAGGCCGACACCATCGCCTTCCCGCATCTCAGCGTTGTCATGGAAAGCAACTCGGAGGCTTCGGTCATCGTCGTAATGCGCTCGCCGGACGGACAACGCAACGTCGTTGTGCCGCAGCTCGAGTTGTCGGTCGGTGACGGGGCCCGCCTCAACCTCGTCACGTCGCAGCACTGGGGAGATGGAACCACCGCCATAGCCCACCAGAAGATGGTGCTCGGCAGGGATTCGACCGGCCGGCTCGGCGAGGTCGGCCTCGGCGCCAAACTCGGCCGGCTCGACCTGACGGTCGACTTGATCGGCAACGGCTCCAGTTCGGAGCTCGTCGGCCTGTACTTCGGCGACAGACAACAGATCTTCGATTATCGAGTCGTCGTGAATCATCATGGAAAGAACACCCGCTCCGATGTCTTCCTGAAGGGTGCCGTCGAGGACGAAGCCGAGTCCGTGTTTTCCGGACTGCTGAAGATCTGGCCCGATGCCACTCGAACCTCGACATTTGAGACCAATCGCAACCTCGTTCTCTCCGACGGGGCCAAGGCACATTCGGTTCCGAACCTCGAGATCCTGTGTGACGACGTCGTCTGCGGCCACGGTTCCACCGTTGGTCCGCTGGAGGAAGAGCACCTGTACTACTTGATGAGCCGCGGACTCTCCCACGAACGTGCTCAGCGGGTGCTCATCCGGGGGTTCTTCGACGAGATGATTCAGCGACTTCCGGTATCCG
Protein-coding sequences here:
- a CDS encoding M23 family metallopeptidase, translated to MKPKTLRAFFLVVVLSAAVFAVPADADDGEFTIVFPQPSEATEFSNTWGNDRSGGRSHQGTDILGPQMAPVVAAADGVIEKFGYGPRSGYYIVISHQDGYETWYMHLNNDTPGTDDGLGAPEYTFMVGLAVGDRVVAGQQLGFAGDSGNAEGTTHHTHFELHHNGRIINPYRYLQAAWERWQLELQVEREEVPFR
- a CDS encoding NAD(P)H-binding protein, which encodes MPVIVVGADTPIGAEIIAELAGYAGEVRAFITDPAPADRFRRMGCKVAMGDLSDGSHLEIAAFECFTAVLIAEAAGDRRERSFADTPERVAAAWMEAVRDAGVARLIWIGSDSLPEPPDPAVCPEVAVLAAGERGVPQEVARLNELETLD
- the sufB gene encoding Fe-S cluster assembly protein SufB, with the protein product MATVELDLGAYQLGWHDSEEGYVFKPRKGLNEDIIREMSKMKGEPHWMLDFRLKAYKRFLRRPMPTWGGGGALDDIDFDDIYYYIKPTEGQSKDWDMVPEEIKATYEKLGIPEAERKYLAGVTAQYESEVVYHRNRDDLEKLGVLFTDMDTAVREYPEIVKEYFGTVIPPNDNKFAALNSAVWSGGSFIYVPPGVHLDQPLQAYFRINSENMGQFERTLIIVDEDAYVHYVEGCSAPIWSTDSLHSAVVEIIVKRGGRCRYSTIQNWSNNVYNLVTKRAAAYADATMEWVDGNLGSKLTMKYPAVWLMEPGAHGEVLSIAFAGDGQHQDAGAKMVHAAPDTTSTIVSKSICKDGGRAGYRGLVRVEPGATGVKSFVRCDALILDADSRSDTYPYMEIEEADAEIGHEATVSKVGEEQLFYLMSRGLSEEEATSMIVAGFIEPIVKELPMEYAVEMNRLIELNMIEAGAVG
- a CDS encoding AMP nucleosidase; translated protein: MEKLEIARNWLPRYTGMPLEEFGDYILLTNFSDYLARFAERSGCSIRGEGNYMQAATNDDGLTMINFGIGTANAATIMDLLVAVQPKGVLLLGKCGGLKASTEIGHFILPIAAIRGEGTSNDYFPPEVPALPSFKLHKFVSEKIVGRGLDYRTGVVYTSNRRVWEHDEVFIEHLRNLTALAIDMETATIFVVGHHNEIARGALLLVSDVPITPEGVKTEESDAAVTRDWADIHLDLGIEAMTEIATQGEAIKHFRF
- a CDS encoding GlsB/YeaQ/YmgE family stress response membrane protein — its product is MFEFFLLLIIASLAGSIGASLAGRKGLGCLTSLALGFVGALLGRWIAEQLDLPLLWTIRDFPVIWSVIGAALFVALLNLLSGRGRPRDQ
- a CDS encoding sigma-70 family RNA polymerase sigma factor, producing the protein MELGVKTNVGKRNRDQASIADTVGIYLEEVSSHTLLTADDEVALARAMESGRKAQRRLEAADDLTPEQRATLYRLIHEGDEAKMEFIRANLRLVISIAKRYAGRGLDLLDLIQEGNLGLIRAVEKFDWRKGFKFSTYATWWIRQAITRGLGNQARTIRLPVHMVDVVRSVQETRQNLADELRRAPTLEEIAAVSGLDVERVEAALSAPSDTVSLDRPVGEEGDAELQDFVEDERMPDPFRHAAEVLRQRHVQDALEVLDREEQQIIALRFGLDGGEPRTLSDVGRIYDLTRERVRQIEARALAKLRHPSSAFELESLL
- a CDS encoding putative glycoside hydrolase, producing the protein MVRKASTLLLSASLLLSACVSWQAEPLPAGPSQADPSAAPSTSSTTTTIAGPVTALVVVDAEAAPIAGVSVGDFGHTDAGGRLVFRTPIGGVTLDADGYVSRFVSDWQEGEVQVTLEPVIVRGMVRTSAGDGLEGVPVALGGLEVLTDGSGWFEFIAPTGSAIRVDAPGWAPAEVEWLGSDGWVPIELEPIIVRGLHISGWAVGNADHWQRILALAAATEINALVVDLKDESGLVFYPTTVPLAGEVGAINPEFELDGVVAAAARRGLYLIGRIVTFQDPIAARALPEIAVWDSSTGGPFRKNGQYFLDPTDPEARGYALELAAEACAAGFDEIQFDYVRYPDGFGASALFDAGSGPEVRPSIIRDFLAEASAVLRPAGCAVAADIFGFITSTSGDGGIGQQLEDLGPVVDVLSPMLYPSHYSEGWFGFDVPNDHPGEVVGRALDDGLERLDSTAIFRPWIQDFYYNAAQVRAEIDAAEERGLGWMLWNARSRFTDGALLPAD
- a CDS encoding DUF6159 family protein, whose amino-acid sequence is MGRISNTVTLARQSWEVLKADKELLALPILSFVASTIVAASFVVPMFFIGDDPGAIGYVFMFAMYVALAFVTIYFNTALVSAADERLQGGDPTIGSALAGANRLVGRILPWAVISATVSIALRAVEERGGMLGRIASGIAGLAWTLVTFLVIPIFVVEGLTVGAAVKRSAELFKRTWGENMAAQFGFGILGFLMSLPAILVIVLGAVAGSGVALGIAILVGVVWIVAVAVTLAALNAIFQTALFHYAAGGQTLGPFGHGALATAFRRK
- a CDS encoding uracil-DNA glycosylase produces the protein MEEIEKLSSEISGCRRCERLVEWRERVAVEKRAAFRDSEYWGRPVPGFGDPRARLLVVGLAPAAHGANRTGRMFTGDRSGDWLFAALHRAGFASQPESISRGDGLVLTDAFVTAIGRCAPPANKPTGEELALCRPWLEAEIDLLDRVRVVVPLGGLAFTQLLRVYSDRGLPVPKPRPRFGHGAEVDLGPGGPVILASYHPSQQNTFTGRLTEQMLDDVFARASGLFPV
- the sufD gene encoding Fe-S cluster assembly protein SufD; translated protein: MRPLDHTTVELAAETAPSWLADLRQNGFEYFDKLSMPTGAEEEWRYVDLDFDIAAFGVPDVAGVPIVGDSDLSALTDYAGIARLVDGFVVDTFCDTPGVTLVGLAGRVDDDSLLEQSIGRVIKPDVDIFAAAHQAFATDGLLLHLGRGIALDRPIVVDMQVTQADTIAFPHLSVVMESNSEASVIVVMRSPDGQRNVVVPQLELSVGDGARLNLVTSQHWGDGTTAIAHQKMVLGRDSTGRLGEVGLGAKLGRLDLTVDLIGNGSSSELVGLYFGDRQQIFDYRVVVNHHGKNTRSDVFLKGAVEDEAESVFSGLLKIWPDATRTSTFETNRNLVLSDGAKAHSVPNLEILCDDVVCGHGSTVGPLEEEHLYYLMSRGLSHERAQRVLIRGFFDEMIQRLPVSGLEVPVRDAVTAKFVGAQSEGRL